taaGTATATCAGATATCCTTCTAGAGTCATTCCAGTTGACGATTTCATGGTCACAGAGCAGTTAACATATGAGGAAGCTCCCATTACTATACTAGATAGACAAGTTCGGAGATTGAGAACTAAGGACGTAGCTTCGGTTAAAGTGCTTTGGAGAAACAAGAATGTGGACGAGATGACTTGGGAATCTGAAGAAGACATGAAATttaggggtgtgtttggtatgaaggaaaatatttttcaattttcccttgtttggttggcttaaatgttttagaaaatattttccttatgaattcattttcctccaattggaggaaaatattttccttatcaagagaaggaaaaatattttccaaaactccttcttaACCTTCCCCGCCCTCACCAACCTACCCCATCCCCTCTCTCCAAAAAAAAggctttttttctttcaaatttcagtttttccattaccacccaccctactacccctccaCCCCCACCCTCTtccgaaaaaaaatattttttacctttttttgtaatttcaaatttctatttttttcgtttttctgcaacCCCCCCTCCcctgaaaaaatattttttaaatatatttttcatttttagttttttttatttatcgatTTAAAGATTCAAAAttgtacaagttccaaagttatgagtttGGAGTTTTATGTATTTTGacgtttacgggtttagaaattataaagtttacgggttcgaaagtttatgaaatttgtgggttcggaaggttgttggttagAAAGTTTAtgacttcatgtttattatatctaaattatttatgaatactcttgagaagtcattttccttaatttgcataCCAACACCGAACATAAATAAGATTATTACTtttttttccaagaaaatattttccacggaaaatattttttgttacacCAAACACACCCTAGCTATCCTCACTTGTTTCCACTTCCGGAGGAAGAGCAGACTGAGACATCATAGCCTTTGGGTACGTATATGATACTGGATTCTTATGTTAATTACtgtcattggtcgtgtgaggccattggtGTTAATGATGATTGTGGCCCCATGTGGCTTTGTATTGTTGGTTTTGCTAGGTTGGTAGTAGTACCGTTACAGAggagactctgccaaaatttctaTAGATCTCTAGGAGtataacattcgaggacgaatgtttatAAGGGGGGAAGATTGTTACACCATGTGCGTCCCAAGTataatgaatatgagacttgttaatcatgatttaaatgagtCTAAAGTTATAATATCACTATATACGATGTttgaatataaaatataaagtttggggaaaatcggatttaagttgcggaaaaaccgaAAGGGTTTGCCTCGTAACGAAGTTTTTTGAGCAATAAATTTAGTGTGTTATATGAGTtctttttgaaaaatattatatATCAAATTTAAGGTCTTGGAATTTAGTTTCCAACACTCTTAACCGTTCAATTATACATCGTCCGGATAAAAAGATATGAGCCTCTGAAGAAGGTCCAATGTGAGGGTGCCAAGCTAGtacctctttgacttttcaaaagttgTTGATATATATAGGTCTTAAGTGGTCTTCCTCTTCATTTTTCATAGAACACGAACAGAGAACCCCCGTAAATCTATCTTTAAGCTCTCTACAAGGGTTTTAAAGAAGATTAATATCCCGAGTATGAAATTAAGAAGCAATAACATTAGAATGATCCCTACGACGTAAGTATCATTATATCGCCTCCCTATTTCTTTGTAgcttgagttttggaaggtacttAATAGTTAAGAAAATTCCTACTTGCTCTATTTAAGCTTTTAAATATCAAGAAGGTTTGATAAATTCGTTttctaatagttagaactcacatGACGGTGATCGGAAGTCGTGAGTTCGATTTATTCCACTTTTAATGGACTGTTTTGTAGTCCACTCGTGTGGACTATTGTGCTACTGATTTATGGAGTTTGAAAGGATAACATGTGTGAAGAAACGCCACATGTGGTAGGGTAGTGGGCTGGTCGCTCGTCGTTGTAGTTTCTGGCTATTTGATAACTTATTGATTGGgtgtgttatggtatatttgggaTTTTTGTTGTATTAAAGGTCCCGAATTGTAGTTAGGTTGTTTTTAAGTTGCTGATTGTATTGTGTTGTTGTATCGCCTATAGTAGGCTTGAGGGAGAAGTAAAATCGGGGAAAATGCTGCCCTTTTTTTTGTTACAGATTGAGTTACTTTCCttatataaatgagagagtcattCGTAACTTGACAATTGCTTCACTgtcattgttgtagattaaggtgtaGTGAACTGAGTTTAGCATTGTTATTGGACAGATTTCTATAAGATATattaaggctattccttctttccttttggcatgatccatatgatacaatgaAACGAGCGAACACGCAACTttcacaaatgactctattcttagaagtactagggttgcctatgttcttgattccccatatgtcctattattatatcgtctgttcatgggtctaaaaaaatacgtaagttgataaagtttatttcatgatattaaacgaaggcatattgatcttatgaAATTCCAAGaaatcttattgacttacttcattatgctttgcattcatttatacatgtatattaacccatgaccagatgacattatatacgcgtatattatatgtatatgggatataagGAAtagttatgacgttatatacgcacaaccacctgatcagttggtatacattgATAATTTCGCCCACTAAGGCCGAggtgatataatgggatgcccttagaggcttgatgatattatgtaagcatatacatatgcatgatatgacatttataagCATGTGcgtgacattataaatgtttcatgattcacagagctattcacacttacaggttgagtcatttactccatgtttctttcatgtcttttatatactgatATTTAtgcttacatactcggtacaatATTCGTACTAACGCCCCTATTGCCtgggggcctgcgtttcatgcccgcaggtgtaggTAGACAGattgacggtcccccttcttaggatccttgctcagcgagagttggtgtgctccatttgatccggagctgctatTGAGTTTTGGTACGATACTtttgtatacatatatgggtatgacagGGCCCAGTCCCGTCCTTTATACAGTTGTAcactctattagaggtctgtagacaatcATGTATAGTTGGAtaatatgtggccttgtcggcttctgTTTTGATATATAGTTGTCCATAGAAACCTTGTTGGCTAGCCCTACACCGTATtccgtatatatatgtatatatgtcttttgggcATGTTTCCTCAGATATGTTATTCACATGATTCATCAGTTTATTGACAGATGTCATGCATGACCTACCCCTATTttatgtttatatcttagacgtgTGCTTAGGAGTATTCGACAGTAGGACTTGTGCACTCGTCATTGCCCatcaatttgggtcgtgataattaCCTGCTAAACATTAGTCATTTTGGCAAATTAAATTTGTTTCAAAATATTTTGCGTTTTAGACAATAAGAAgccatttatttattatttttccaaattTACCAATACTACTATAATAAGTGAAGTACTAATTAAATGAGACATCTAAAGGATAAATGGTGAAAAAAGAGAAGGGGTTCACGTCCTAATGGTTGATTTATCTTATTTGATCAATATATTTTTTAGGTGTGTATTGGCACgaacgaaaatatttttcaattttttcatgtATGGTTGacttaaatattttgaaaaatatttatcTCATGAATTCATTTTCAGGAAAAACATTTTccgtcataccaaacacacctttAATGAAATGCCTTCAGATTTGACTAACTTTAGTTGTTTG
This sequence is a window from Nicotiana sylvestris chromosome 3, ASM39365v2, whole genome shotgun sequence. Protein-coding genes within it:
- the LOC138887080 gene encoding uncharacterized protein, with translation MGQAERTIHTLEDMLRACVINFRDNWDDHLLLIELAYNNSYNSSIQMAPYKALYERKYRSPIGWFDAGETKYPSRVIPVDDFMVTEQLTYEEAPITILDRQVRRLRTKDVASVKVLWRNKNVDEMTWESEEDMKFRGVFGMKENIFQFSLVWLA